AGGTTTTTAGTATTCTATTTTTGTAGTTCTAATGGTTTAGTGCAATTTCTCctcattgtttctctttttattaGCACCCAATAACTTCAatctttattgcttttttttttaaacagaaagatGTTATTCCcagacaaaataattatttccagTTGTATAAATATTGAAAACAGTATGTCATGTCCTCATTTAGGTCTCAAGATGTTAATAAATGatgaagaaacaaacaaaaaatatatatttggcaacaattaacatcaattaatgCGAGTTAATAATTAACTACATAAAAAACTGTTGGTTGCATTGCCTACTATACATTGCTAAACAGGCAGTTTCCATAACTAACCTATTTTTGCTAGCTGGTCACAAGGACAAAATGACTTTCTTAGTACAGAATGTAAAACtgcatttgcaaaaataaatactgtatgtgctgctCGTAGTCTTCACCACACTCAAAAAACACTGgacaagacaaaaaacaaagttttttgagtcaaaaattaataaaccatCATTAAAGCTGCATGTTAATGCTTGTCCATGATTTAAAAGCAGCAAAATGTTGGTGCACTTAATCTATGAAGATACTGAAAACAGATTGTATttgtttgaattttattttctttacaaagCAAAAATTTGCATGAGTGGATAGGTGTTAGCATGGTACAGCATTGCCAGTGAAATGTTACAACAGCTTTGCACATCCAGCCCACTTTCAGTTTTATACAATGTACATTATATAACACACACTATGTAATATGGCATTTGCTTATTTAGCCTGGTCTGATGTAAAAGTTTTtgtgagagagacaaagagagattGTTTGGAAAAGCTTGAATGATGGAAAGAAAACTCACTATTTATGGATTAGTCATTGTAAcacaaagatgaataaatgtgtaaaaacaaaaataaaactcgTTCAAGATCAATAAGTATTTGTAgtcttattattatataatttagcTTGTCACTTTATGTTGTTAAAAAGACAGTGATCAAGCTAGTGAAGCTAAGATACAGACAAAATGGTCGTGGACTGTATGaactgacaaaaaaattaatactaataaatatatttttcataaatttgaTACCCATGTATTACTTTCCTTATGTACATTCTCCATAGAATAACCAAGCTGattatagtttatatttttaactaaTGTGTGCATTTACAGAATGACCAATGGCTTCTCTCTGAGTTGCAAGTAGAGCTGAAGCAGCGACTCTGATATCCTCTTTGTCTTCATGACTCCATCAGCCGGGTCACGAAGGTCCTGCAGCTCCTTATAAAGATGCTGAAATAAACTAATCTGTTAGTTTGTCATTGTTGTTGCCTGGTGGTTGAAGTATGTACAACTGAACACAGGTTATGATTAGATGTGTGTGTTACCTCCATGTGCTGAACAGCCTCACATAAGCTCTGACCTCTGAGCTCTGCAGGCTTATCAGGTTTTACAGCAGGGTCTCTCAGAAAGGCCTAAAATCGTgactcatttatttaataactcattatttatttactttgtaaGTGAGTATGATTATCACGATGAGGAGATTGTCTCCTTCTTGTCTTGTCCATATGCACACCTGAACACGTCGCAGGACGGCATGATGTAATCCACACACTGCGGACATGGAAACACTCTCTATCTGTACCTCCACAACAGGTAGGGGTCCTTCAGTGTGAAAGTCACTCAGTATGACCTGCACAAATGGACAGACCATAACAGGacataataatactgtaatagtACAGTAACTATAAAAAGgtctaatatataatattatttggcTATAATAAGCTGGAATGGAGTTTTAAGTCAGATGGTTGGAAACTATGCTAAAAAATCACTCATCTATACTGCTTGACCCTACACAAGCTGGTGTACACCCTGTACAGAGTGCCAATCAATTGGCACACTGAATGTctgactgtgggaagaaacctaGCAAgcaagggagaacatgcaaaatccatgcacacagaccctgaggcgggaagCGAACCCGCTAATCACTACGCCGCCGTGCTGCCATGATAAAAACTAGTATgcattaaaactaaataaataaaaaaaggtaaagtacGAGGGGCAttaaagtcaaactgggacatgTGGAAAATAGCATTGTCAGGACTGTAAGGTGGATGTCGCAGTAACTCTCAGCCAAGTAtctataatgtgcaagtgacAGATAATCCATCAACTTTCAAGAATCAGGAATTTTATTCtgtgaatgttcacaggaacaacaTTCAATACTGTACTTGAAGTtttcaagtcccagtttgacttcaACAGCCCTcgtattaattattaatctcTACACGCTGCCTGTCTAATCATACTAAAAATACTGaggtattttttatgtatattaataGATATAAAGTTAAAGCACAACTAATACAATAGAACATTACAAGGAAGCCAAACAATCGATCCACAAGCATACCTCCTTAGTCAGCAGTCTGACCGCCTGTCTGTCCGGCCCTTTGGCACACACCACTGGAGTCTGGACTACCTCTTGTCCCTCTGTCTTAGCCGTCTTTCCACACAGCAGCCATCTGAGCACGGAAATGCACAGAAGTGCACTACTACACTCATGTAAGCTGTGCCAGTTCCTCAGGAGTTCTGAGGAAATGTGGATTGCTACAGTATAAGGAGCAGCCTTCGGCATCGCCGGCTCATCTGTGGGAATTCGTTTGGAGCTCAGGAGCACCCGTGTGGCATCCCAAATACTGATTTGTTTGGGAATATGATGCCCATTTGAGTTTGGCTCTTCTATCCTTAAGGCGTCTAGCCAATCTAGGGTTAACGTATTCAGAGCCAGACAGATGCAGCCTGTGTGCGTGAGAAGCTGAGATAGTGAGGTGTCACTCGTTGAGAGCTGCCTGTATTCCTCAGGGTTAAGTAAAGTCTGTAAAGTATACACAAGCGAGCAGTGGATCTGGACTGGGAGAAATAAGTCGCTGTCACTCTCCAGAGGTATCGTCACTTCGGCTTTTTGACCGCAGTCCAGTTTCGTCAAAGCGAATGAGAAAGTTCTAGACGACCCCCCTGCACTGAGAGGAAGACTTGACTGCACTTGAAGGCAAAGAGTCCATCCTTGGTCTAAGACACAAGAACTTTGGTTTTCCAATACGCAAGTAAGAACCAGAGAGTCTTTCTGAAGTAGCGTACTCCATTTGGCTGCTGCCTGACAGCTGATTGGTGGCTGGTGATCGCACTGGTGATCGTACGCCTGCCGGTCATACTTCTCATGGCGTGAAAGCAAATGGCAGACGTGGAGAACGTGATTTAAACGCATGAGCGTGTGATTCTTTAATTCCTGCTGTTGTTTCTCTATGGTTGCTCTGGAAAATTTAGTTTGGTGAAAACAGTGCTAATTTTGTTTTACTGTCCAAagcatcaaaaaataaaaaaaattacattttttttaaggtcactgcggtcgtataagcatttcactgcatatcgtactgtgtatgactgtgtatgtgacaaattaaattttaatttgaataatcaagttaataatcaattatttttcttaaataaccTTACCTCTCCCAAACATTTCCAATTCTAGCCAGGAGGTCTTTGATCTTCTGCCCTGCTTGTGATGAAGCCAGTCTAGACATGTTGGCTTTGTCTACATCCTGAGGGAGGGTCACATGAAGAAGTCTTCCACTGAGAGACACAGCCAGGAGCTGCACGCTGCCTACAATTCATATAATACACACGGTTAGTTGCAAAAGCTTGTACACACCTACCATTTTACCAAAATCTCTAAAGATCCAGTTAAACAAAATTTCTTGCTTACAGTGGACCAGAGACCCAACTACCATGGGTAATAGGGattataattagatttttacTGCTTTAATCATTATGAATTAACTTctggaaataaaacaattttaagtAGTTATGTTTTGATTCACTTTAAACAATTAGCTTCCGGATAAAGTTGTTCACTAATTATTAAGTTGACGTTAACAAAACATTATCTATTGCCTTAGTTTCGTTTATGGAGAAAACCCATGTACCTGCAGGACTGACAGAAGGCTCAGTTAATGCAATTACTCTGCACACATTCAGACAGACAGCATTCTCTGGCTTCCTGCTGTCTCCGTCTGACCCTGCCGTGATGGATGTCGATGATGACGAAAGTGCTACAGTCTTGTCCAGTGACAGGCAGAAGAGGTTTGTGCCAGTGCTGTAGTATAAACGTTCACCTTCTACACAGGCACATACCACAGGCCCCGGAACAAAGTGCTCGATGAATCCTTTAGAAATACATCAACATAgtgttttatcatttattaccacagcaaacaaaaaaataataataattaccacAGAACTATGAGGGCTGTATCGAAAGTATCGCAAAAGTGTGCATGAGTGGGACCAAGTTTTTATTAACTGATGTAGGACCTTTAAATTGCACATGTTGGAAGAGTAACTCTTCCTTTGTACGAAAAGTACTACTCACCATAGGTTGAATCATAAGTGATGCATTTGCACCAATGTTGAATTCAACTCTGCAGTGAATcgtctttaaaaataatttttttcgcagttgatggtctcccactaCGCTACAGAATGTTTGTGGAGACGATGGCATTGACAAGAGCAATATGAGAGACTATGTTAAGCCGTACCTTTGTAAAGAGGAAGAGTTCCGCTACCTAAATGTgaacactaccagtcaaaacttTGGACACTTCTTCTAATTCCAGGATCTTTCATGATCTTTATTTCTTTcgacattgtaaaacaatgcgtAAGGCATGCAATAATTACCTTTGAAtggttgatattgagatgcatctgctacttatgctctgtaaagccttcataacagctctaatctgaggtgctgtttgttaactgGTGATGACCTTTATGTCTTCATAAAACAACCCactgttgttgttaattaattacctgatttcatatgtgttattttattgttttaaaaatacagttccaattgttttaaaaatccagtttcagaatgtgaaaaataaatcttttgactggtactgtaacaTGAACAGCCTAGGccagttaattaaaaacaacaacaacaaaaaaaaacatttccacttTTGATACAGCCctcatataaaataaactgtaaagcTTACTGGAGTCTGCTGCTGTTCCATCAGAGCTTCTTTGATTGGCTGTGACCAGCAGGATTTTACCCCTTTGACCAATCACAACCAGGCACTGTGCTCCCTGATCCCCAGTAACAGACGTTCCAATAAATGCAATTGGCTGCTCCAAGCTGTAGAAAACCCTGATAGGCGACTCTCCCCTCGAGCTAGCTAGTGCAGGTAGGAGTAGTGGGAAAAACACAAGGCGTCCATCGGGTAAACCGCAAAGAATAATGGGAGAATTTATAAGAGATGCATCAACTCCAAATAAGATCCTGAACAGGAGAGGATCGAGACATGGGTGGCGTTTACATGCGTGTGCTTTAGGTGAAGAGTTAGGGTAGATGAAGGTTAATGTTGGAGCTGAGCTCATCCTATCCTGCACATCCACATCATTGTGAGAAAGCCCTTTGACAGCTGGGAACTTTAACACTGCATGTTTCTTAAATTTGTTTGAACTTGGTTGCAATTCATAGAGGTGAAAAGTCCAGAAAGATTCTTGCAGAATGGCAGTAACGAGTATGCCTTCTGCTACATTGAAAGAAAGCACATCGCCATGGTTCACCAAAACAGAGTCCCTGGACACCACGGACAAAGCAGGGTCATCATCCTGTTCTTTAGATAAGGAGCTGTGTATATAATCAAAGGAAAGATCAAGGTTTTTACAGGAAACATTTTATAATGCAGGACTTTATGTAAGTACTGGAAAATAAGATCATAGttatacaagggtgagtcaaaaattatccgcattCTTACTCCTTTTTCGGCATCTTCTTGATTTTCAATGCACTTtgtctattttaaaaaagtaaaaaatgtttcgggttgagctgcgagccacaaaAGCACctctgtcttcacttcttcatcagaagtaaatCTTTGTTCTTGTAGGgatgctttcaggggaccaaacaggtaaaAGTCAGACAAAGCAGGAACAGGACAGGACTAACAGGAGGATGCTTAAACACCTCAAAAttaagtttttgcagagtgttgACAGTGTGGGCAATGCATCGTGGTGAAAGATCATAACGTCTttggatatcagtcctctgtgtttaatctgaagtttaggcttcagctcttcaataatcatcttactgttgattgttgaacatttttaatgataatGTTCTAAAACTGGCCTTTGAGAATCCCAGCAAACTCTAAGCataaattttccagctgatggttaacttttaaatttgttttcgGTCaccgattgaggatgtttctgttccatactctgccgtttGCTCCCAGGCTCGTAGTAATGCTTAAAGTCTCGGCCCAAATTTAGTTTGCAAATACTTCTGTTTTCAATCTTGTGTAAGTTGTTTAGGCACCAGGCACACCCTCAGACCAAAAAGAAAGGAGACGGAGCACTGCACGCGGCCTTTCTTCAGTGCAAGTCAAAggtggggcatccatttttgctcgcatCAAAGTTTCAAATAAATGGATGTACCACAGTAACGCCTGCACAgtggtgactggggagacagtatcCTTAACCGAGCCaaaagaagttttaatataactggagtgcggatcattttagACTCACCCTCAGAAGAAAAAGAATCAGAAATTATCATGATATTAATCTAGAGATGATCTCTCAAAATGTCTAAGGTTACCTGGATCCCAGAGAGAGAGGCGTGCAGTAAAGGTGGTGATTGTCACAGAGCACATAGAGACTACACTGATCAGCACTTAGGGCCAGGGATGTGACTGGAGAATCAAACTGCAGCACAGTCTGTAATACAAACATTTACCCTCACAGATAAAACGacctttaaataaacactgcaaCAATAATACAGACCCCAGAAAACTCACTTGCCTTAACTTTTC
The DNA window shown above is from Clarias gariepinus isolate MV-2021 ecotype Netherlands chromosome 14, CGAR_prim_01v2, whole genome shotgun sequence and carries:
- the faap100 gene encoding Fanconi anemia core complex-associated protein 100; this translates as MDGPRCLVEVWADFGDLLSANVMSHGADVILSTGSNDVFIFSGQERKVKTVLQFDSPVTSLALSADQCSLYVLCDNHHLYCTPLSLGSSSLSKEQDDDPALSVVSRDSVLVNHGDVLSFNVAEGILVTAILQESFWTFHLYELQPSSNKFKKHAVLKFPAVKGLSHNDVDVQDRMSSAPTLTFIYPNSSPKAHACKRHPCLDPLLFRILFGVDASLINSPIILCGLPDGRLVFFPLLLPALASSRGESPIRVFYSLEQPIAFIGTSVTGDQGAQCLVVIGQRGKILLVTANQRSSDGTAADSRFIEHFVPGPVVCACVEGERLYYSTGTNLFCLSLDKTVALSSSSTSITAGSDGDSRKPENAVCLNVCRVIALTEPSVSPAGSVQLLAVSLSGRLLHVTLPQDVDKANMSRLASSQAGQKIKDLLARIGNVWERATIEKQQQELKNHTLMRLNHVLHVCHLLSRHEKYDRQAYDHQCDHQPPISCQAAAKWSTLLQKDSLVLTCVLENQSSCVLDQGWTLCLQVQSSLPLSAGGSSRTFSFALTKLDCGQKAEVTIPLESDSDLFLPVQIHCSLVYTLQTLLNPEEYRQLSTSDTSLSQLLTHTGCICLALNTLTLDWLDALRIEEPNSNGHHIPKQISIWDATRVLLSSKRIPTDEPAMPKAAPYTVAIHISSELLRNWHSLHECSSALLCISVLRWLLCGKTAKTEGQEVVQTPVVCAKGPDRQAVRLLTKEVILSDFHTEGPLPVVEVQIESVSMSAVCGLHHAVLRRVQAFLRDPAVKPDKPAELRGQSLCEAVQHMEHLYKELQDLRDPADGVMKTKRISESLLQLYLQLREKPLVIL